In the genome of Verrucomicrobium sp., one region contains:
- a CDS encoding DUF2721 domain-containing protein gives MLMMDTSLAQNPFSALTFIAAPALLTNASSLLATGTINRLLRTRDRMHELYKRSEQGRLEGEDGARFLAQVGRVEAQGVLLLRSLHAIYIAIASFAGATLVTLLGATLVDFHGAVWFQILTYLGLALGFVGAGSLIVGSACLFRATQLSLMNMQDEAVVIRKRLAS, from the coding sequence ATGCTGATGATGGACACCTCCCTGGCGCAGAACCCCTTTTCCGCCCTCACCTTCATCGCCGCCCCGGCGCTGCTGACGAACGCTTCCAGCCTCCTGGCCACCGGCACGATCAACCGCCTCCTGCGCACGCGCGACCGGATGCACGAGCTCTACAAACGCTCCGAGCAGGGCCGCCTGGAAGGGGAGGACGGAGCCCGCTTTCTGGCTCAGGTCGGCCGGGTGGAAGCCCAGGGGGTCCTTCTTCTCCGCTCCCTCCACGCCATCTACATCGCCATCGCCTCCTTCGCCGGCGCGACGCTCGTCACCCTGCTGGGAGCCACCCTGGTCGACTTCCACGGCGCGGTCTGGTTCCAGATCCTCACCTACCTGGGGCTGGCGCTGGGCTTCGTGGGGGCGGGCAGCCTGATCGTGGGCAGCGCCTGCCTCTTCCGGGCCACCCAGCTCTCTCTTATGAACATGCAGGATGAGGCCGTCGTCATCCGCAAGCGGCTGGCTTCATAG
- a CDS encoding aldo/keto reductase, with amino-acid sequence MNKRILGGSDLSITPIGFGAWAIGGGDWQFGWGDQDDAASIRAIHRALELGVNWIDTAAVYGLGRSEEVVRRALAEWKGERPHVFTKCGMIWNEKREVDYSLRAPSIRKEVEASLRRLGVETIDLYQIHWPADDLEETKEGWAELAKLKQEGKIRWAGASNFSAEELRAAQAIAPVASLQPPYSLIRRDIEAEVLPVCRKENIGVIAYSPMASGLLTGAVTRERAAAFPANDWRSRNPEFQEPKLSENLARVERLKKVGARHGRSAGEVAIAWVLRDPVVTGAIVGARSPEQVEGVVGAAGLKLAAEEIAEIEG; translated from the coding sequence ATGAACAAACGCATCCTTGGCGGCTCCGACCTTTCCATCACCCCCATCGGCTTCGGCGCGTGGGCCATCGGCGGGGGGGACTGGCAGTTCGGCTGGGGGGACCAGGATGACGCCGCCTCCATCCGCGCCATCCACCGGGCCCTGGAACTGGGCGTCAACTGGATCGACACCGCCGCCGTCTACGGCCTGGGCCGCTCGGAGGAAGTCGTCCGCCGCGCCCTGGCGGAGTGGAAGGGGGAGCGCCCCCACGTCTTCACCAAGTGCGGCATGATTTGGAACGAGAAGCGGGAGGTCGACTATTCCCTGCGCGCCCCCTCCATCCGCAAGGAAGTGGAGGCCAGCCTGCGCCGCCTGGGCGTGGAGACGATCGACCTCTACCAGATCCACTGGCCCGCCGACGACCTGGAGGAGACGAAGGAGGGCTGGGCCGAGCTGGCCAAGCTGAAGCAGGAGGGGAAGATCCGCTGGGCCGGGGCCAGCAACTTCAGCGCGGAGGAGCTGCGCGCCGCCCAGGCCATCGCGCCCGTGGCTTCCCTCCAGCCGCCCTACTCCCTGATCCGCCGCGATATCGAGGCCGAGGTTCTCCCCGTCTGCCGGAAGGAGAACATCGGCGTCATCGCCTATTCCCCCATGGCGTCCGGCCTTCTCACCGGCGCGGTGACGCGGGAACGCGCGGCGGCCTTCCCGGCCAACGACTGGCGCAGCCGCAACCCGGAGTTCCAGGAGCCGAAGCTTTCGGAAAACCTCGCCCGCGTGGAGCGGCTGAAGAAGGTCGGCGCGCGCCACGGCCGTTCCGCCGGGGAGGTCGCCATCGCCTGGGTGCTGCGCGATCCGGTGGTGACGGGCGCCATCGTCGGCGCGCGGAGCCCGGAGCAGGTGGAGGGCGTCGTCGGCGCCGCGGGCCTCAAGCTGGCCGCGGAGGAAATCGCGGAGATCGAGGGCTAG
- a CDS encoding porin: MKEYKITRFYILIGLFCLTASLGRAEDDAAADPTAATSSSSSVDDLRRQLQDLQNKVIDLQSRQEVQQEQLHNAGLTNLPTVRVSSQGFELQSADKQFDLRLRGLMQVDAREFLSPGNSGGAPGDGIYVRRLRPIFQGTLWGAYEFVLEPDFGSRSGGAGGTSGSTAVLANAYINIHYNDTVQLMAGRWKGPVGFERAEPSRDTIWIENGLPQNLTPNYYQAIAVHGDIKKGVFSYSVGVGEGVRDNANADVQTLIDNNYDFIAALGCAPFAQSENKALKGLGFGVGGTVGERGDAATAANAPLATYVTPGQTVLLNYNTAASSGQTVVESEDGEAWRLAPYIYYYYGPLGFYGEYGVSSVEARRAVSGTGTGTGVRHANFENRAWQAVLSYVLTGEDAGYRGVVPFHPFSPKEHSWGAFQVMARYGELYFDDAYFASSGAATGVGGAFVGSGPHDVRDIGLGLNWYLNENIKAQFDYDYISYSGGNMPVTKATEDENAFITQLQLAF; this comes from the coding sequence ATGAAAGAATATAAAATCACTAGATTTTATATTCTAATAGGCCTCTTTTGCCTGACTGCTTCTCTGGGCCGGGCGGAGGACGATGCCGCCGCCGATCCGACGGCGGCGACCTCTTCTTCCTCTTCCGTGGATGATCTCCGGCGGCAGCTCCAGGATTTGCAGAACAAGGTCATTGACCTGCAAAGCCGCCAGGAGGTGCAGCAGGAACAGCTCCACAACGCGGGCCTCACCAACCTGCCGACGGTCCGCGTCAGCTCCCAGGGCTTCGAGCTGCAGTCGGCCGACAAGCAGTTCGACCTTCGCCTGCGCGGCCTCATGCAGGTCGACGCGCGCGAGTTCCTTTCCCCGGGCAATAGCGGGGGCGCGCCGGGGGACGGCATCTACGTCCGCCGCCTGCGGCCCATTTTTCAGGGCACGCTGTGGGGCGCCTATGAGTTTGTTTTGGAGCCCGACTTCGGCTCCCGCTCCGGCGGGGCGGGGGGCACCAGCGGCAGCACCGCCGTCCTGGCCAACGCCTACATCAACATCCACTACAACGACACCGTGCAGCTGATGGCCGGCCGGTGGAAGGGCCCCGTCGGCTTCGAGCGGGCGGAGCCCTCCCGCGACACCATCTGGATCGAGAACGGCCTGCCGCAGAACCTGACGCCGAACTACTACCAGGCCATCGCCGTGCACGGGGACATCAAGAAGGGGGTCTTCTCCTATTCCGTCGGCGTGGGGGAAGGCGTGCGGGACAACGCCAACGCCGACGTGCAGACGCTGATCGACAACAACTACGATTTCATCGCCGCCCTGGGCTGCGCCCCCTTTGCCCAAAGCGAGAACAAGGCGCTCAAGGGCCTTGGCTTCGGCGTGGGGGGCACGGTGGGGGAGCGCGGGGACGCCGCCACGGCGGCCAATGCGCCCCTGGCCACCTACGTCACCCCCGGGCAGACGGTCCTCCTCAATTACAACACCGCCGCCTCCTCCGGCCAGACGGTCGTCGAATCCGAGGACGGCGAGGCGTGGCGCCTGGCCCCTTACATCTACTATTACTACGGGCCGCTGGGCTTCTACGGCGAATACGGCGTCTCCAGCGTGGAGGCGCGCCGCGCCGTCTCCGGCACCGGGACGGGCACGGGCGTCCGTCACGCCAACTTTGAGAACCGCGCCTGGCAGGCCGTCCTTTCCTACGTCCTCACCGGGGAGGACGCGGGCTACCGCGGCGTCGTCCCCTTCCATCCGTTCAGCCCGAAGGAGCATTCCTGGGGCGCCTTTCAAGTCATGGCGCGCTACGGGGAGCTTTACTTCGACGACGCCTACTTCGCCTCCAGCGGCGCGGCGACGGGCGTGGGCGGGGCCTTCGTCGGCTCCGGGCCGCATGACGTGCGCGACATCGGACTGGGCCTCAACTGGTATCTGAACGAGAACATCAAGGCCCAGTTCGATTACGATTACATTTCCTACTCCGGCGGCAACATGCCCGTCACCAAGGCGACGGAAGACGAGAACGCCTTCATCACGCAGCTGCAGCTGGCGTTCTGA
- a CDS encoding PAS domain-containing protein, which translates to MATPPSSFPLRPRGVPWIIGGILLISVIFFWQALLEANERQIRNDTLLTAGHLQTALTQAIDSRMRALERMARRSQMRRQITQAEWQSDADLYITQERAYQEIEWVNADLKTRWLASASGDDETPDASAAPMRQAALLLAKQQWRLVITPAFHLSNGELGFLACIPFYPDGQFGGAIVCTFQINRLLDVALSEANLDNYSLEVRDRKETIYRHAAPDPALERFRISLPFRYQNMEWQLALTPLRDALSPKNTQLPHLILILGLGLSAAVVYAIRLALKSHARDREINEILQQKVVERTEELRKSEENLRFLSDAMPQIIWTSRPDGTVEYINQYWHLYTGLSTEEGLTGAWQKVLHPDELPAARAKWDEARKTGTEFTEQARFRRAGGAYRWHQVRSVPQRDTTGRILRWIGTSIDIHDQKEANALLESRVAARTAELTESEERFRTLAAGSPIGIFRTDEQGRAVYLNPRWREIAGLGDEGLGDGWKRAVHADDLPRISASWMDSVQKGTFFQEEFRFASGEGGVRWVEARAVPIRDAAGHFAGHVGTTTDITELKSLHQRLVDQNAALEAESARAQEANRLKSEFLANMSHELRTPLNGIIGFSEFLHDEKPGPLNAKQKEFLDDVLKSARHLLQLINDLLDLAKVEAGRMELSLEPFSLCAAAEEVTTVLQPLIREKKIIFFPWFELADDAVTLDLQKIKQILYNLLSNAIKFTPEGGRVTLHLAPQRDGRIRIAVSDSGIGIKEEDLPRLFSEFEQLDTGPGRRYQGTGLGLALTKKLVTLHEGTIQVESAFGKGSTFTVILPAHLSSPAPVSA; encoded by the coding sequence GTGGCCACCCCCCCCTCTTCCTTCCCCCTGCGTCCCCGGGGTGTGCCATGGATCATCGGCGGCATCCTGCTGATCTCGGTCATCTTTTTTTGGCAGGCACTTCTGGAAGCCAACGAGCGCCAGATCCGCAATGACACCCTTCTGACCGCCGGGCATCTTCAGACCGCCCTGACGCAGGCCATCGACTCCCGCATGCGCGCCTTGGAACGAATGGCCCGCCGCTCCCAAATGCGGCGGCAGATCACCCAGGCGGAATGGCAGTCGGACGCCGACCTCTACATCACGCAGGAGCGCGCCTACCAGGAGATCGAATGGGTCAACGCCGACCTGAAGACCCGCTGGCTGGCCTCCGCCAGCGGCGACGACGAAACGCCCGACGCCTCCGCCGCACCCATGCGCCAGGCCGCGCTTCTCCTGGCCAAGCAGCAGTGGCGCCTCGTCATCACGCCCGCCTTCCACCTCTCCAACGGCGAGCTCGGCTTCCTGGCCTGCATCCCGTTCTACCCGGACGGGCAGTTCGGCGGCGCCATCGTCTGCACCTTCCAGATCAACCGCCTCCTGGACGTCGCCCTGTCAGAGGCAAACCTGGACAATTACTCCCTGGAAGTGCGGGACCGGAAGGAAACGATCTACCGCCACGCGGCGCCCGATCCGGCGCTGGAACGCTTCCGCATCTCCCTTCCTTTCCGCTACCAGAACATGGAGTGGCAGCTCGCCCTCACGCCCCTGAGAGACGCCCTCTCCCCCAAGAACACGCAGCTGCCCCACCTGATCCTGATCCTGGGCCTCGGCCTGAGCGCGGCGGTGGTCTACGCCATCCGGCTGGCCCTCAAATCCCACGCCCGGGACCGGGAGATCAACGAGATCCTCCAGCAAAAGGTCGTCGAGCGGACGGAGGAACTGCGCAAGAGCGAGGAGAACCTCCGCTTCCTTTCCGACGCCATGCCGCAGATCATCTGGACCTCGCGGCCGGACGGCACCGTCGAATACATCAACCAATACTGGCACCTCTACACCGGCCTGAGCACGGAGGAGGGCCTGACCGGGGCCTGGCAGAAGGTGCTCCACCCGGACGAGCTGCCCGCCGCCCGCGCGAAGTGGGACGAGGCGCGCAAGACAGGCACGGAATTCACCGAGCAGGCCCGCTTCCGCCGCGCCGGGGGCGCCTACCGCTGGCACCAGGTGCGCTCCGTCCCCCAACGGGACACCACCGGCCGCATCCTGCGGTGGATCGGCACCAGCATCGACATCCACGACCAGAAGGAGGCCAACGCCCTGCTGGAAAGCCGCGTCGCCGCACGCACCGCGGAGCTGACGGAGAGCGAGGAGCGCTTCCGCACCCTGGCCGCCGGCTCCCCCATCGGCATCTTCCGCACCGACGAGCAGGGCCGCGCCGTCTACCTCAACCCCCGCTGGCGGGAGATCGCCGGGCTGGGGGACGAAGGCCTGGGCGACGGCTGGAAGCGCGCCGTCCACGCCGACGACCTGCCCCGCATTTCCGCCAGCTGGATGGATTCCGTGCAAAAGGGCACCTTCTTCCAGGAGGAATTCCGCTTCGCCTCCGGCGAGGGCGGCGTCCGCTGGGTGGAGGCCCGCGCCGTGCCCATCCGGGACGCCGCCGGGCACTTCGCCGGGCACGTGGGGACGACGACCGATATCACCGAGCTGAAGAGCCTTCACCAGCGCCTCGTCGACCAGAACGCCGCGCTGGAGGCGGAATCGGCCCGCGCCCAGGAGGCCAACCGCCTCAAGAGCGAGTTCCTGGCCAACATGTCCCACGAGCTGCGCACGCCGCTCAACGGCATCATCGGCTTTTCCGAGTTCCTCCACGACGAAAAGCCCGGCCCGCTCAACGCCAAGCAGAAGGAGTTCCTCGACGACGTGCTCAAGAGCGCCCGCCATCTTCTCCAGCTCATCAACGACCTGCTGGACCTGGCGAAGGTGGAGGCGGGCCGGATGGAGCTTTCCCTGGAGCCCTTCTCCCTCTGCGCCGCCGCGGAGGAGGTCACCACCGTCCTCCAGCCCCTCATCCGGGAAAAGAAAATCATCTTCTTTCCCTGGTTCGAGCTGGCGGACGACGCCGTCACCCTCGACCTCCAGAAGATCAAGCAGATCCTCTACAACCTCCTCTCCAACGCCATCAAGTTTACCCCGGAGGGAGGCCGGGTCACCCTGCACCTGGCGCCGCAGAGAGACGGGCGGATCCGCATCGCCGTCTCCGACTCCGGCATCGGCATCAAGGAAGAAGACCTGCCGCGCCTCTTCAGCGAGTTCGAGCAGCTCGACACCGGCCCGGGCCGCCGCTACCAGGGCACCGGCTTGGGACTGGCCCTCACGAAAAAGCTGGTTACCCTCCATGAGGGAACGATCCAGGTGGAAAGCGCCTTCGGAAAAGGCAGCACCTTCACCGTGATCCTGCCCGCCCATCTTTCCTCACCGGCCCCCGTCTCCGCATGA
- a CDS encoding response regulator, which translates to MNPYILVVDDSVVNLKLATHILEAEGYRVGQAEDAESALEMIRQAPPDLLLLDLQLPEMDGLTLARLLKADEGIRPFPIVALTAHAMKGDAEKAFAAGCDGYITKPIDTRKFPQQIAEHLAKKA; encoded by the coding sequence ATGAACCCCTACATCCTGGTCGTCGACGACAGCGTCGTGAACCTCAAGCTGGCCACCCACATCCTGGAGGCGGAAGGCTACCGCGTGGGCCAGGCGGAGGACGCCGAGAGCGCGCTGGAAATGATCCGGCAGGCGCCGCCCGACCTGCTGCTCCTGGACCTCCAGCTGCCGGAGATGGACGGCCTGACGCTGGCCCGCCTCCTCAAGGCGGACGAAGGCATCCGCCCCTTTCCCATCGTCGCCCTCACCGCCCACGCCATGAAAGGGGACGCGGAAAAGGCCTTCGCCGCCGGGTGCGACGGCTATATCACCAAGCCCATCGACACCCGCAAATTCCCCCAGCAGATCGCCGAGCATCTGGCGAAAAAAGCATGA
- a CDS encoding response regulator, producing MKILLIEDEAADFKLAHSILSGEGHEILGAHSAEEAMTILETERPQVILTDLQLPHMDGVTFTLRIRQAPETASIPVVGVTAHPDQLGGRHWRQAGFTAFVVKPVSHRSLPRQVEEAARMAA from the coding sequence ATGAAAATCCTTTTGATCGAAGACGAGGCCGCCGACTTCAAGCTGGCCCATTCCATCCTCAGCGGCGAGGGCCACGAGATCCTGGGCGCCCACAGCGCGGAGGAGGCCATGACGATCCTGGAAACGGAGCGGCCCCAAGTGATTCTCACCGACCTTCAGCTGCCCCACATGGACGGCGTCACCTTCACCCTGCGCATCCGGCAGGCGCCGGAGACGGCCTCCATCCCGGTGGTGGGCGTCACCGCCCATCCCGACCAGCTCGGCGGGCGCCACTGGCGCCAGGCGGGCTTCACCGCCTTCGTCGTCAAGCCGGTCAGCCACCGCTCCCTCCCCCGGCAGGTGGAGGAAGCGGCGCGCATGGCGGCCTAG
- the msrA gene encoding peptide-methionine (S)-S-oxide reductase MsrA, which produces MSARLLLLALLLLPMTSPAAPKAETAVFGMGCFWCSEALYKKFKGVEKIVCGYAGGQRPNPTYEQVCTGATGHAEVVEITYDPAVITYRQLLEIFWDVHDPTTLNRQGNDVGTQYRSVIFYQGDAQKQEAEASKKEAAARFHQEIVTEISPLPAFYPAEDYHQDYFRKHPDVPYCAYVISPKLQKLEQHPPPVPFK; this is translated from the coding sequence GTGAGCGCGCGCCTCCTCCTGCTTGCGCTTCTCCTCCTCCCCATGACCTCCCCCGCCGCGCCCAAGGCCGAGACCGCCGTCTTCGGCATGGGCTGCTTCTGGTGCTCGGAGGCGCTCTACAAGAAGTTCAAGGGCGTGGAGAAGATCGTCTGCGGCTATGCGGGCGGCCAGCGCCCAAATCCGACCTATGAGCAGGTCTGCACCGGCGCGACCGGCCACGCCGAGGTCGTCGAGATCACCTACGATCCCGCCGTCATCACCTACCGGCAGCTCCTGGAAATCTTCTGGGACGTCCACGATCCCACCACCCTCAACCGCCAGGGCAACGACGTGGGGACCCAATACCGCTCCGTCATCTTCTATCAGGGCGACGCGCAGAAGCAGGAGGCCGAGGCGTCGAAGAAGGAAGCCGCCGCCCGCTTCCACCAGGAGATCGTGACGGAGATCTCCCCCCTGCCCGCCTTCTACCCGGCGGAGGACTACCACCAGGACTACTTCCGCAAGCATCCCGACGTGCCCTACTGCGCCTACGTCATCAGCCCCAAGCTGCAGAAGCTGGAGCAGCACCCCCCGCCCGTTCCCTTCAAATGA
- a CDS encoding MFS transporter has protein sequence MENLPDKADPYAAWRQGPFRLFISGRAIFLIGTQMQNAAVGWEVYERLGTKLALAYVGLVQILPVFFLTLPAGHLADRADRKKILLSAIALYLSCSVGLAWVSWKAASPFLIYTLLFFLAVARAFAMPAMGSLLPNLLPRKVWGNAATWNSTVFELTGLVGPALGGFLIAASGHATVVYAFAACSGVACFSLFQFLPSVRPEGPPKAATWRSLGEGLRFMFRTRILLAAASLDLFAMFLGGAVALLPVVAKDILHVGPHGFGWLRAAPSIGAMAMAFCTAHLPPWRKAGRVLFGAFIGFGAAMIVFGLSHSFWLSFSMLVLTGLFDNLNVVIRQTLIQFITPDSMRGRVTSVNFLFIGLSNELGEFESGLTAQWLGTAPAIVLGGIGTVLVALLVMRLSPPLRRLGPLHEVKTAPAMEGI, from the coding sequence GTGGAAAACCTGCCTGACAAAGCCGATCCCTACGCCGCCTGGCGGCAGGGGCCCTTCCGCCTCTTCATCTCCGGACGGGCCATCTTCCTCATCGGCACCCAGATGCAGAACGCGGCCGTGGGCTGGGAGGTCTACGAGCGGCTGGGGACGAAGCTGGCGCTGGCCTACGTCGGCCTGGTGCAGATCCTCCCCGTCTTTTTCCTGACTTTGCCCGCCGGGCACCTGGCCGACCGCGCCGATCGGAAGAAGATCCTCCTTTCCGCCATCGCGCTCTATCTCTCCTGCTCCGTCGGCCTGGCCTGGGTTTCCTGGAAGGCGGCCTCGCCCTTCCTCATTTACACGCTGCTTTTCTTCCTGGCGGTGGCGCGGGCCTTCGCCATGCCGGCGATGGGCTCCCTTTTGCCCAATCTTCTGCCCCGCAAGGTGTGGGGCAACGCGGCAACGTGGAACAGCACGGTTTTCGAGCTGACGGGGCTGGTCGGCCCGGCGTTGGGCGGCTTCCTCATCGCGGCCTCCGGCCATGCCACGGTGGTCTATGCCTTTGCGGCCTGTTCCGGGGTGGCCTGTTTTTCCCTCTTTCAGTTCCTCCCTTCCGTCCGTCCGGAAGGGCCGCCGAAGGCGGCGACGTGGCGGAGCCTGGGGGAGGGCCTCCGCTTCATGTTCCGCACGCGGATTTTGTTGGCGGCGGCCAGCCTGGACCTCTTCGCCATGTTCCTGGGCGGCGCGGTGGCGCTCCTGCCCGTGGTGGCCAAGGACATCCTCCACGTCGGCCCGCACGGTTTCGGCTGGCTGCGGGCGGCCCCCTCCATCGGCGCGATGGCGATGGCCTTCTGCACCGCCCACCTGCCGCCGTGGCGGAAGGCGGGACGCGTCCTCTTCGGGGCCTTCATCGGCTTCGGCGCGGCCATGATCGTCTTCGGCCTTTCGCACAGCTTTTGGCTCTCGTTCTCGATGCTGGTCCTCACCGGCCTTTTCGACAATTTGAACGTCGTCATCCGGCAGACGCTCATCCAGTTCATCACGCCGGACTCGATGCGGGGCCGCGTCACCTCGGTCAACTTCCTCTTCATCGGCCTCTCCAACGAGCTGGGCGAGTTCGAGTCCGGCCTGACGGCGCAGTGGCTCGGCACGGCTCCGGCTATTGTCCTGGGAGGGATCGGGACGGTCCTCGTCGCCCTGCTGGTGATGAGGCTCTCGCCGCCCCTGCGGCGGCTGGGCCCGCTGCACGAGGTGAAGACGGCGCCGGCGATGGAAGGGATCTAG
- a CDS encoding TlpA disulfide reductase family protein, with the protein MIRSLLLAALLGLGLSAASAEPPVTFGTPPAAAGPTPADFGTPPNAAAPLDDSVDAADAARASAPPPTQARARDAVAAPLWSLPDAGGRGTVSLENFRGKVVILDFFTTWCPPCQQEMPGFVYLQQKYGDQGLAVIGVSLDAEGPAAVRPFLQAYHVNFPVVMGNPQVAAAYGGIAAIPTSFLIDRLGNIVAREGGYTDRSQFEGQILPLLAQKVKKK; encoded by the coding sequence ATGATCCGCTCCCTCCTCCTGGCCGCCCTCCTGGGGCTGGGACTTTCCGCCGCCTCCGCGGAGCCTCCCGTCACCTTCGGCACGCCTCCCGCGGCCGCCGGGCCGACGCCCGCCGACTTCGGCACCCCGCCGAACGCCGCCGCCCCCCTGGACGACTCCGTCGACGCCGCCGACGCGGCCCGGGCATCCGCCCCGCCTCCAACGCAGGCGCGGGCCCGGGACGCCGTCGCCGCGCCGCTCTGGAGCCTGCCGGACGCGGGAGGCCGGGGCACCGTCTCCCTGGAAAACTTCCGGGGGAAGGTCGTGATCCTCGACTTCTTCACCACCTGGTGCCCGCCCTGCCAGCAGGAGATGCCCGGCTTCGTCTACCTTCAGCAAAAATACGGGGACCAGGGGCTTGCCGTCATCGGCGTCTCCCTGGACGCGGAAGGGCCTGCGGCGGTGAGGCCGTTCCTGCAGGCCTACCACGTCAACTTCCCCGTCGTCATGGGCAACCCTCAGGTCGCCGCCGCCTACGGGGGCATCGCGGCGATCCCCACCAGCTTCCTCATCGACCGCCTGGGGAACATCGTCGCGCGGGAAGGCGGCTATACCGACCGCAGCCAGTTCGAAGGGCAGATCCTCCCCCTCCTGGCGCAGAAGGTGAAGAAGAAGTAG
- a CDS encoding aldehyde dehydrogenase family protein, translating to MPLASTNPATGETVHTVAPLSPAALEEKLARAREAFARQRALSFAERAAPLQRLAALLEGEADRLARLMALEMGKPLQAGRDEAAKCATAFRYYAAHAARLLAEEPVEVPGGGRAAVRYEPLGPLLALMPWNFPFWQVARAAAPALMAGNVVLLKHADNVPQCAAALEELFLRSGCAPGVFQNLDIEIQTLPQLIEDPRVAAVTLTGSVAAGRSVAAKAGAALKPTVLELGGSDPFLVLPSAPLEETAAQAVKARMLNGGQSCIAAKRFLVHEAVYADFERLFVEKCRTLKVGDPLDPATEIGPLAHAKALASLERQVAEAMKAGARILCGGRRLPGPGFYFEPTALAGLPPDAPVAKEEWFGPAALLFPARDLDEMLLAGQRDALRPRRERLDKRSRGTGTGHRGPGSRAGLRQRAGRLPARAPLRRGEGLRLRPGAGRVGAALLRQREDGPRGLGTSGAGGRSGRRRRRRRRTPAGPCSIRRKCRRW from the coding sequence ATGCCATTGGCCTCCACCAATCCGGCGACCGGCGAGACGGTCCACACGGTCGCCCCCCTCTCTCCCGCCGCGCTGGAGGAAAAGCTGGCCCGGGCGCGGGAAGCCTTCGCCCGCCAGCGCGCCCTTTCCTTCGCGGAACGCGCCGCGCCGCTCCAACGCCTGGCCGCGCTCCTGGAAGGCGAGGCGGACCGCCTGGCCCGCCTCATGGCGCTGGAGATGGGCAAGCCGCTCCAGGCCGGGCGCGATGAAGCGGCCAAATGCGCCACCGCCTTCCGTTACTACGCCGCGCATGCCGCGCGCCTTCTGGCGGAAGAGCCCGTCGAAGTTCCCGGCGGCGGCCGCGCCGCCGTCCGCTACGAGCCGCTGGGGCCGCTCCTGGCCCTCATGCCGTGGAACTTTCCCTTCTGGCAGGTGGCCCGCGCCGCCGCGCCCGCGCTGATGGCGGGAAACGTCGTCCTGCTCAAGCACGCGGACAACGTCCCTCAATGCGCCGCCGCCCTGGAGGAGCTCTTCCTCCGCTCCGGCTGCGCGCCGGGCGTTTTCCAAAACCTCGACATTGAGATCCAAACCCTTCCGCAGCTCATCGAAGATCCCCGCGTGGCCGCCGTGACACTGACCGGCAGCGTGGCCGCGGGCCGTTCCGTGGCCGCGAAGGCCGGCGCGGCGCTGAAGCCGACGGTGCTGGAGCTGGGCGGCAGCGATCCCTTCCTGGTCCTGCCCAGCGCGCCTTTGGAGGAAACCGCCGCCCAGGCGGTGAAGGCCCGCATGCTCAACGGCGGCCAGTCCTGCATCGCGGCCAAACGCTTCCTGGTCCATGAGGCGGTCTACGCCGACTTCGAGCGGCTCTTCGTCGAGAAATGCCGCACGCTGAAGGTGGGCGACCCGCTCGATCCCGCCACGGAAATCGGCCCCCTGGCCCACGCCAAGGCGCTGGCCAGCCTGGAACGGCAGGTCGCCGAGGCGATGAAGGCCGGGGCGCGGATCCTCTGCGGCGGCCGTCGCCTGCCCGGCCCGGGCTTCTATTTCGAGCCCACCGCCCTGGCCGGGCTGCCTCCGGACGCGCCGGTGGCGAAGGAGGAGTGGTTCGGCCCCGCCGCGCTCCTCTTCCCGGCGCGGGACCTCGACGAAATGCTCCTGGCTGGCCAACGGGACGCCCTTCGGCCTCGGCGCGAGCGTTTGGACAAACGATCCCGCGGAACAGGAACGGGCCATCGCGGACCTGGAAGCCGGGCAGGTCTTCGTCAACGGGCTGGTCGCCTCCCAGCCCGCGCTCCCCTTCGGCGGGGTGAAGGACTCCGGCTACGGCCGGGAGCTGGGCGCGTGGGGGCTGCGCTCCTTCGTCAACGTGAAGACGGTCCGCGTGGCCTAGGGACTAGCGGAGCTGGCGGTAGATCTGGTCGAAGACGCCGCCGTCGTCGAAGAACTCCGGCTGGGCCTTGCTCCATCCGCCGAAAGTGTCGTCGATGGTGA